In a genomic window of uncultured Flavobacterium sp.:
- a CDS encoding ABC transporter ATP-binding protein, translating into MSTFKKIVPFIYPYKKYAFLNIFFNVLYALFSTLSFVALIPMLQVLFDQTKARKIKPVYHGILKLQQYGEDYLSYYITTTKGNHDPGYILAVMVTIIISIFLLKNLADYLAMFFITFLRNGVLKDMRNALYKKTLELPLAFYSEKRKGDVISRISADVNEVQNSFLAILELIVKEPLTIVFTITTMLLISTKLTLFVFIFIPISGYIISLIGKQLKKQSTRAQEEQGTFLSTIEETIGGLKVVKGYNSENYFNTVFQNSTERFFYLSNKIGNRQNLASPASEFMGITVIAILLWYGGQMVLIDKTLSGPSFIAYMGLAYNILTPAKAISKASYGVKRGNAAAERVLEILEQENTIVSKENAVEKTTFDDKISIQNINFKYEDQAVLKDFSLEIKKGQTVALVGQSGSGKSTIANLLTRFYDVNDGTISIDGTNIKDMNLQSLRSLMGLVTQDSILFNDTIKANIALGKLDATDDEIIEALKIANAYEFVKDLPNGIYTNIGDSGNKISGGQKQRLSIARAVLKNPPIMILDEATSALDTESEKFVQEALENMMQNRTSIVIAHRLSTIQKADVIVVMQKGKIVEQGTHDELIAHNGTYNKLVTMQSFES; encoded by the coding sequence ATGAGTACTTTCAAAAAAATAGTTCCTTTTATATATCCGTATAAAAAATACGCATTCTTAAACATTTTTTTTAATGTTTTGTACGCACTTTTTAGCACACTTTCTTTTGTTGCTTTAATACCAATGCTTCAGGTATTATTTGACCAAACAAAGGCAAGAAAAATAAAACCAGTATATCACGGAATTTTAAAACTCCAACAATATGGTGAAGATTACTTAAGCTATTACATCACCACTACAAAAGGCAATCATGATCCAGGCTACATTTTAGCTGTAATGGTAACAATTATCATTTCGATCTTTTTATTAAAAAACTTAGCAGATTATTTAGCCATGTTTTTCATCACCTTTTTACGAAATGGTGTTTTAAAAGATATGCGAAATGCATTGTATAAAAAAACTCTCGAACTTCCTTTAGCATTTTATTCTGAGAAAAGAAAAGGTGATGTTATTTCAAGAATTTCTGCGGATGTAAATGAAGTTCAAAACTCATTTTTAGCAATACTGGAACTTATTGTAAAAGAACCCTTAACTATAGTCTTTACCATAACAACAATGCTACTTATTAGCACTAAACTAACATTATTTGTTTTTATTTTTATTCCAATTTCAGGTTATATTATTTCATTAATTGGAAAACAACTTAAAAAACAATCAACGAGAGCACAAGAAGAACAAGGAACTTTTTTATCTACTATAGAAGAAACTATTGGTGGACTAAAAGTGGTAAAAGGATATAATTCTGAAAACTATTTTAATACTGTTTTTCAAAATTCAACTGAGCGTTTCTTTTATTTATCAAATAAAATAGGTAATCGCCAGAATTTAGCTTCTCCTGCCAGTGAGTTTATGGGAATTACCGTTATTGCCATTTTATTGTGGTACGGAGGACAAATGGTTTTGATTGACAAAACACTAAGCGGTCCTTCATTTATCGCTTACATGGGATTAGCTTATAATATCCTTACGCCTGCAAAAGCAATCTCTAAAGCTTCATACGGAGTAAAAAGAGGAAATGCTGCTGCTGAACGTGTTCTTGAAATTCTAGAACAGGAAAACACTATTGTTTCAAAAGAAAATGCAGTTGAAAAAACAACTTTTGATGATAAAATAAGCATTCAGAACATTAATTTTAAATACGAAGACCAAGCAGTTCTGAAAGACTTTTCTCTTGAAATTAAAAAAGGCCAAACTGTCGCTCTCGTTGGACAATCAGGAAGTGGAAAAAGTACTATCGCAAACTTATTGACACGTTTTTATGATGTGAATGACGGAACAATTTCGATTGACGGCACCAACATCAAAGACATGAATCTTCAGTCACTTCGCAGCTTAATGGGATTAGTAACTCAAGATAGCATCTTATTTAATGATACTATCAAGGCAAATATCGCTTTAGGAAAACTAGACGCTACAGACGACGAAATTATTGAAGCGCTGAAAATCGCCAATGCTTATGAATTTGTAAAAGATCTACCGAACGGTATTTATACAAATATTGGAGACAGCGGAAACAAAATTTCCGGTGGACAAAAACAACGTTTATCAATTGCTCGTGCTGTATTAAAGAATCCTCCTATTATGATTCTGGACGAAGCAACATCTGCATTAGATACTGAAAGCGAAAAATTTGTTCAGGAAGCTTTAGAGAATATGATGCAAAACAGAACATCAATCGTAATTGCTCACAGACTTTCAACAATTCAAAAAGCAGATGTAATTGTGGTAATGCAAAAAGGAAAAATTGTAGAGCAAGGAACTCACGATGAATTAATTGCGCATAACGGAACTTATAACAAACTCGTTACAATGCAATCTTTCGAATCATAA
- a CDS encoding DUF2971 domain-containing protein — MYFKNPNIILPEDPDTVVWKYLDLSKFLDLLLSKKLFMSRSDKFEDQYEGTFSEPTFEEIKKLAIDNPDFLNYYKTHREQVAISSWHINEYESFAMWQIFTQNSEGLAIQSTIGRLQKALKPENNFDQYIGEVNYIDYKKEYIPFDDLFFPFLFKRKSFQYEREVRIITDTSKSNIKLNDGLKINVDINQLIEKIYIHPKSENWYKKLVIDLVDRLGFGIEIEKSDLESDILI, encoded by the coding sequence ATGTATTTCAAAAATCCAAACATAATACTTCCTGAGGATCCAGATACGGTTGTTTGGAAATACTTAGATCTCTCTAAGTTCCTGGATTTATTACTTTCTAAGAAACTTTTTATGTCGCGTTCTGATAAGTTTGAAGATCAGTATGAAGGCACTTTTAGCGAACCTACTTTTGAAGAAATTAAAAAGCTAGCCATTGATAATCCAGACTTTTTAAATTACTACAAAACACATCGCGAACAAGTTGCTATAAGCAGCTGGCATATTAATGAATATGAATCGTTTGCTATGTGGCAGATTTTTACCCAAAATAGCGAAGGATTAGCGATTCAGTCTACTATTGGAAGATTGCAAAAAGCATTGAAACCTGAGAATAATTTTGATCAATATATTGGCGAAGTTAATTACATCGACTATAAAAAAGAATATATTCCGTTTGATGATTTGTTTTTCCCTTTTCTGTTTAAGCGAAAAAGTTTTCAATACGAACGTGAAGTTCGCATTATAACCGACACTTCAAAAAGCAATATTAAACTTAATGACGGATTAAAAATCAACGTTGACATCAATCAATTAATTGAGAAAATATACATTCATCCAAAATCGGAAAACTGGTACAAAAAACTCGTAATTGACTTAGTAGATCGTCTGGGTTTTGGAATTGAAATCGAAAAATCTGATTTAGAAAGCGATATTTTGATTTAA
- a CDS encoding TonB-dependent receptor plug domain-containing protein yields MNNNRVIFGFLFLCISCISFAQNAHVKGIILDNQKRPVVDVNVTSSGNTTQSDANGFFEIDVPSNKKTSLIFTHISLKMMSLAVNLKPNEVFVFNPVMSNSEEQMGEVFVSSKNKKRVQGITTIDAATIKKIPGANAGIENILKTLPGVNSNNELSTQYAVRGGNYDENLVYVNEIEVYRPFLIRSGQQEGLSFTNTDLVQNVDFSAGGFQAKFGDKLSSVLDITYRKPTQFGASLEASFLGGSASVDLVSKNKKWSAVTGVRYRNNSLLVNSQDTQTNYTPTFADIQTNINYDISQKWQISFLGNISENKYLYQPLTRETKFGTIDQPMALAVYYEGQERDKYDTYFGALKTTYKVSPTLTLKLIGSLFHTTEQEHFDILAQYRLGNVGEDQDASQVDFTKGIGSQLSHARNDLDALIANAEIKGFKEWLNDSQLEFGLKYTRESIRDRIVEWEMIDSAGFSINPPIVILPQNNQPYQPYTGPLLPYQDVRATNYNTINRFSGYAQYNKKAELGSSQIWYHLGARFQSWNVSGAAVEGKNQVVFSPRAQFAIKPDWDMDMVFRLSGGLYHQPPFYRELRDLDGVVNPNVKAQESVHIVLGNDYNFKMWNRPFKWVTELYYKSLSDVNVYSIDNVRIRYIANNNAKAYAQGLDFRLNGEFVPGTESWISFGYLKTEENYADKGYIARPTDQRLKFAMLFQDYMPNIPSVKLYLNLVYNTGLPGGAPAYSDPYLYQNRLNDYRRVDIGFAKVFVDNSTKVAKANWLKNFKELSVGLEIFNLFNNQNAITNTWVRDVYSKNQYAIPNYMTSRVFNIKLNARL; encoded by the coding sequence TTGAATAATAACAGAGTAATATTCGGTTTTCTTTTTTTATGCATTTCTTGTATTTCATTTGCTCAAAATGCTCATGTTAAAGGTATTATTTTAGATAATCAAAAACGTCCGGTCGTCGATGTCAATGTGACTTCTTCGGGAAATACAACGCAATCAGATGCAAACGGTTTTTTTGAAATCGATGTTCCATCGAACAAAAAAACTTCTTTGATTTTTACTCACATTTCTTTAAAAATGATGAGTTTGGCAGTAAATCTAAAACCAAATGAAGTTTTTGTTTTTAATCCTGTAATGAGTAATTCTGAAGAACAAATGGGAGAAGTTTTTGTTTCTTCCAAAAATAAAAAACGTGTTCAGGGAATTACAACTATTGATGCGGCAACGATTAAAAAAATTCCCGGAGCAAATGCCGGAATCGAAAACATTCTAAAGACATTGCCGGGAGTAAATTCAAATAATGAATTGAGTACACAATATGCAGTTCGCGGCGGAAACTATGATGAAAATTTAGTTTATGTAAACGAAATCGAAGTTTATCGTCCGTTTTTAATTCGTTCTGGTCAGCAAGAAGGATTGAGTTTTACCAATACAGATTTGGTTCAGAATGTTGACTTTTCGGCTGGAGGATTTCAGGCCAAATTTGGAGATAAATTATCTTCTGTTTTAGATATTACGTATAGAAAACCAACTCAGTTTGGCGCTTCACTTGAAGCAAGTTTTTTGGGAGGAAGTGCTTCAGTAGATTTGGTTTCTAAAAATAAAAAATGGTCTGCAGTAACTGGAGTTCGTTATAGAAATAACAGTTTGTTGGTTAATAGTCAAGATACACAAACGAATTATACGCCAACTTTTGCTGATATTCAAACGAACATCAATTATGATATTTCGCAAAAATGGCAGATTAGTTTTTTAGGAAACATTTCTGAAAACAAGTATTTGTATCAGCCTTTAACCCGCGAGACAAAATTTGGAACTATAGACCAGCCAATGGCGCTTGCCGTATATTATGAAGGTCAGGAAAGAGATAAATACGACACTTATTTTGGTGCATTAAAAACGACTTATAAAGTTTCTCCAACTTTAACGTTAAAACTTATTGGTTCATTATTTCATACTACAGAACAAGAACATTTTGATATTCTGGCGCAATATCGTCTTGGAAATGTTGGCGAGGATCAAGACGCGTCTCAAGTTGATTTTACAAAAGGAATTGGTTCGCAATTGAGTCACGCGCGAAATGATTTGGACGCTTTAATTGCAAATGCCGAAATTAAAGGATTCAAAGAATGGTTAAATGACAGTCAATTAGAATTTGGACTTAAATATACCAGAGAATCTATTAGAGATAGAATTGTAGAATGGGAAATGATTGATTCTGCTGGATTTTCTATAAATCCTCCAATTGTTATTTTGCCACAAAATAATCAGCCGTATCAACCTTATACCGGACCATTGTTGCCTTATCAGGATGTTCGTGCAACAAATTATAATACTATAAATAGATTTTCAGGTTATGCGCAGTATAATAAAAAAGCGGAACTTGGTTCTAGTCAGATTTGGTATCATTTAGGAGCTCGTTTCCAGAGTTGGAATGTTTCCGGAGCAGCTGTTGAAGGAAAAAATCAAGTAGTTTTTAGCCCGCGTGCGCAATTTGCTATAAAACCGGATTGGGATATGGATATGGTTTTCAGGCTTTCGGGCGGATTATATCACCAACCGCCTTTTTATAGAGAACTTCGGGATTTGGATGGTGTTGTAAATCCAAATGTAAAAGCTCAGGAATCAGTTCATATTGTTTTAGGGAATGATTATAATTTTAAAATGTGGAATCGCCCTTTTAAATGGGTTACAGAACTATATTATAAATCACTTTCTGATGTAAATGTGTATTCGATCGACAATGTTAGAATTCGTTATATTGCCAATAATAATGCAAAAGCATATGCGCAAGGTCTTGATTTTAGATTAAATGGAGAATTTGTGCCGGGAACAGAATCGTGGATTAGTTTTGGTTATTTGAAAACCGAAGAAAATTATGCAGATAAAGGATATATTGCAAGACCAACAGATCAACGTTTGAAATTTGCGATGTTGTTTCAGGATTATATGCCTAATATTCCAAGTGTAAAATTATATCTGAATTTAGTTTATAATACTGGTTTACCTGGAGGAGCTCCGGCATATTCAGATCCATATCTATATCAAAACAGATTAAACGATTATCGTAGAGTAGATATTGGTTTTGCTAAAGTTTTTGTTGATAACAGTACTAAAGTTGCTAAAGCAAATTGGCTAAAAAACTTCAAAGAATTATCTGTTGGATTAGAGATTTTCAATCTTTTCAATAATCAAAATGCGATAACCAATACTTGGGTTCGTGACGTATATTCTAAAAATCAATACGCGATTCCAAATTATATGACTTCAAGAGTTTTCAATATAAAATTGAATGCGAGACTATGA
- a CDS encoding M23 family metallopeptidase, with the protein MRLSLLALFFTNFIFAQTQYPKDYFRPPLDIPMQLSGNFGELRPNHFHAGFDLKTNQREGLNVYAIADGYVSRIKISTFGNGKCIYITHPNGYTSVYGHLQTTVGPIQDYVKKTHYKEKAYEIEMFLKPDELPVTKGQLIALSGNTGSSEGPHLHFEIRDTKTEFVINPIFFGFDKNIKDTKKPTVSSVYVYPLNNSTVNQSKQPLLLNVALQKDGTYLASKVKANGKIGFGIVAVDFDDVSFNKNGVFNVSTFFNGNQNYNYQFNTYSFDEMRYVNALIDYGKYKKSGQRVQKLFMKTPFALSIIKTDSLRGIIPVEPNLASTYRIEVSDYFGNLNTITVPVEYDAATPIVKEEPVTSKYFIKVNKDSNFEKDNMSVFFPAGTFYDDFNLNFDVKNNRIYIHDDTVPVHSNFTITIKDSSYPEELRDKLYIGRGNSYNGTIRKGDVFTAKSKTLGQFGLVLDTINPTIKIVKPIQDKWISDVKKIDFIINDSSSGIKSYNGYLNGNWILFEYENKTKKITHTFDDTMLAEGANDLKIEVIDNVGNSAIFETHFFRSQQK; encoded by the coding sequence ATGAGATTATCACTGCTTGCCCTGTTTTTTACAAATTTTATTTTCGCTCAAACCCAATATCCGAAGGATTATTTTCGTCCGCCGCTTGATATTCCAATGCAGCTTTCTGGGAATTTTGGGGAGTTAAGACCAAATCACTTTCATGCCGGTTTTGATTTAAAAACAAACCAAAGAGAAGGATTAAATGTTTATGCAATTGCAGATGGATATGTTTCAAGGATAAAAATTTCGACTTTCGGAAACGGAAAATGTATCTATATTACACATCCAAACGGATACACTTCGGTTTACGGACATTTGCAAACTACTGTTGGTCCAATTCAGGATTATGTCAAAAAAACACATTACAAAGAGAAGGCTTACGAAATCGAAATGTTTCTAAAACCTGATGAATTGCCAGTTACAAAAGGCCAATTAATTGCGCTTTCCGGAAATACAGGTTCTTCTGAAGGACCACATTTGCATTTTGAAATTCGCGATACTAAAACAGAATTTGTAATTAATCCGATATTTTTTGGATTCGATAAAAATATTAAAGACACTAAAAAGCCAACAGTTTCGAGTGTTTATGTTTATCCGTTAAATAATTCGACGGTAAATCAATCGAAACAACCTTTATTGCTAAATGTTGCGCTTCAAAAAGACGGAACCTATTTGGCAAGTAAAGTAAAAGCGAACGGGAAAATTGGTTTTGGAATTGTAGCGGTAGATTTCGATGATGTTTCTTTTAATAAAAATGGAGTTTTTAATGTTTCTACTTTCTTTAACGGAAATCAAAATTATAACTATCAATTCAATACTTATTCGTTTGACGAAATGCGTTATGTAAATGCATTGATTGATTATGGTAAATATAAAAAATCAGGTCAGCGCGTTCAAAAACTTTTCATGAAAACGCCTTTTGCTTTAAGCATAATAAAAACAGATTCATTACGAGGGATTATTCCGGTCGAGCCGAATTTAGCTTCGACGTATAGAATTGAAGTTTCTGATTATTTTGGAAATTTAAATACAATTACAGTTCCAGTTGAATATGATGCTGCAACGCCAATTGTAAAAGAAGAGCCTGTGACTTCAAAATATTTTATTAAAGTCAATAAAGATTCTAATTTCGAAAAAGATAATATGTCGGTATTTTTTCCGGCGGGAACTTTTTACGATGATTTTAATTTAAATTTTGATGTAAAAAACAATCGTATTTATATTCACGACGATACAGTTCCTGTGCATTCGAATTTTACGATTACTATAAAAGACAGTTCATATCCGGAAGAATTAAGAGATAAACTTTATATTGGAAGAGGAAATAGTTACAACGGAACTATTAGAAAAGGAGATGTTTTTACGGCTAAATCAAAAACGCTGGGACAATTTGGGTTGGTTTTGGATACAATTAATCCAACAATTAAAATTGTAAAACCAATTCAGGATAAATGGATAAGTGATGTCAAAAAAATAGATTTCATCATTAACGATTCTTCTTCAGGAATTAAATCATACAACGGATATTTAAACGGAAATTGGATTTTGTTTGAATATGAAAACAAAACAAAGAAAATCACACATACTTTTGATGATACAATGCTTGCTGAAGGGGCAAACGATTTAAAAATTGAAGTAATTGATAATGTGGGTAATTCTGCTATCTTTGAAACTCATTTTTTTAGAAGTCAACAAAAATAA
- a CDS encoding cell division protein ZapA: MDGKLRIKISIADRVYPLTVEPSQEEGLRSASKKIDAMIKQFEESYAVRDKQDVLAMCALQFASQVEQKQIDNAIDGEETIERIKRLNSLLDQYLEN; the protein is encoded by the coding sequence ATGGACGGAAAGCTTAGAATTAAAATATCAATCGCAGACAGAGTCTATCCATTAACGGTAGAACCATCTCAGGAAGAAGGACTTAGAAGTGCTTCTAAGAAAATTGATGCTATGATCAAGCAATTCGAAGAAAGTTACGCGGTTCGTGACAAACAAGATGTTCTGGCTATGTGTGCCTTGCAATTTGCATCACAAGTAGAACAAAAACAAATTGATAATGCAATCGATGGCGAAGAAACTATCGAAAGAATTAAAAGATTAAATTCGCTATTAGATCAATATCTCGAAAATTAA
- the rny gene encoding ribonuclease Y translates to MDIITIIISGIVGIAAGFAIAKIIEKSNISNLIKNAKKEASSILKDANLEAENIKKDKILQAKERFIELKSEHEQVILARDKKVAEVEKRVRDKESQVSNELSKAKKVNDDFEAKTNEYNNKIEVLDKKQAEVDKLHKSQLQQLEVISGLSAEEAKEQLVEGLKAEAKSKAMSHIQDTIEEAKLTAQQEAKKIIINTIQRVGTEEAVENCVSVFNIESDDVKGRIIGREGRNIRALEAATGVEIIVDDTPEAIILSCFDPVRREIARLSLHKLVTDGRIHPARIEEVVAKTAKQIDDEIIEVGKRTVIDLGIHGLHPELIKVVGRMKYRSSYGQNLLQHSREVSKLCGIMAAELGLNVKLAKRAGLLHDIGKVPDTESDLPHALLGMQWAEKYGEKEEVCNAIGAHHDEIEMKSLLSPIVQVCDAISGARPGARRQVLDSYIQRLKDLEEVAYGFSGVKNAYAIQAGRELRVIVESEKVSDDNAANLSFEISQKIQTEMTYPGQVKVTVIRETRAVNIAK, encoded by the coding sequence ATGGACATAATAACGATCATTATTTCAGGTATTGTAGGGATTGCAGCAGGATTTGCGATCGCTAAAATCATCGAAAAAAGCAATATTTCTAATTTAATTAAAAACGCAAAAAAAGAAGCCTCTTCCATTTTAAAAGACGCTAATTTAGAAGCAGAAAATATCAAAAAAGATAAAATCCTTCAAGCAAAAGAGCGTTTTATCGAATTAAAATCAGAACACGAACAAGTTATTTTAGCTAGAGATAAAAAAGTAGCTGAAGTAGAAAAAAGAGTGCGTGACAAAGAATCTCAGGTTTCAAACGAACTTTCGAAAGCGAAAAAAGTAAATGACGATTTTGAAGCTAAAACAAATGAATACAATAATAAAATTGAAGTTTTAGACAAAAAACAAGCTGAAGTTGACAAATTACACAAAAGTCAATTGCAACAACTTGAAGTAATTTCAGGACTTTCTGCTGAAGAAGCAAAAGAACAATTAGTTGAAGGTTTAAAAGCTGAAGCTAAAAGTAAAGCAATGTCTCATATTCAGGATACAATTGAAGAGGCAAAACTTACTGCACAACAAGAAGCTAAGAAAATTATCATCAATACGATCCAGAGAGTTGGAACTGAGGAAGCAGTTGAAAATTGCGTTTCAGTATTTAACATTGAATCTGACGATGTAAAAGGTAGAATTATTGGTCGTGAAGGTCGTAACATTAGAGCTCTTGAAGCTGCAACGGGAGTTGAAATCATTGTTGATGATACACCGGAAGCTATTATTCTTTCTTGTTTTGATCCTGTTCGTAGAGAAATTGCTCGTTTGTCATTGCACAAATTAGTAACTGACGGACGTATTCACCCAGCGAGAATTGAAGAAGTTGTTGCTAAAACAGCAAAACAAATCGACGATGAAATTATCGAAGTTGGTAAACGTACTGTAATCGACTTAGGAATTCACGGTTTACACCCAGAATTAATTAAGGTTGTTGGTAGAATGAAATACCGTTCATCTTACGGACAAAACTTATTGCAACACTCAAGAGAGGTTTCTAAACTTTGTGGTATCATGGCTGCCGAATTAGGCTTAAATGTAAAACTTGCCAAAAGAGCTGGTTTACTTCATGATATTGGTAAAGTGCCGGATACTGAAAGTGATTTACCACACGCATTATTAGGTATGCAATGGGCGGAGAAATACGGTGAAAAAGAAGAAGTTTGTAATGCAATTGGAGCTCACCACGACGAGATCGAAATGAAATCATTACTTTCTCCAATCGTTCAGGTTTGTGATGCTATTTCAGGAGCAAGACCAGGCGCAAGACGTCAGGTTCTGGATTCATACATTCAGCGTTTGAAAGATCTTGAAGAAGTTGCTTACGGATTTAGCGGTGTAAAAAATGCATACGCAATTCAGGCTGGTAGAGAACTTCGTGTAATTGTAGAAAGCGAAAAAGTTTCTGACGATAACGCTGCAAACCTATCTTTTGAGATTTCACAAAAAATCCAAACTGAAATGACTTATCCAGGTCAGGTAAAAGTTACTGTAATTAGAGAAACCAGAGCGGTTAATATTGCTAAGTAA
- a CDS encoding PAS domain-containing protein, with protein MVFDLYENEDCLEVNNFYKKLFAEMPDLLFQFIIDTDNNYSFPLVSKSADEIFEFTVSEFNNDIKFIIYERVFLQDREAFFQSLVKARKEIKPWDIEFRAVLPKKGLRWFKISAKTEQSDDGRVSFYGHVSDITELKDKEEKLRISEERFQFALDASTAGIWDWDMVTNNVFYSSLSLKILELDSADIFDDPERWDKIVHPDDLPKYYSDIQEHFDNKIPYYENYHRVMTSSGNYKWILDRGKVIKRDENGKPLRVIGTHTDVSLQKEKELELIKTMKLYSDQNSRLLNFSHIVSHNLNTQAGNIKSILDFIDADGDKETVSEMLEHLRTVSNDLNDTISNLTQIVKTQSNINIAVVPLKLCEYIEKTISTIKGYDKQTKVTIVNNVPQYLTINFNPAYLESVLLNFTTNAIKYAHPDRDPIIVFDFSIEPEGYKSLKITDNGLGIDLAVYGELLFGMYKTFHKHQEARGIGLYITRNQIEAMKGSISVESEVGVGTSFKIVFNDL; from the coding sequence ATGGTTTTTGATTTGTATGAAAATGAGGATTGCTTAGAAGTGAATAATTTTTATAAAAAATTGTTTGCCGAAATGCCTGATTTGTTATTTCAGTTTATTATTGATACTGATAACAATTATTCTTTTCCACTAGTTAGTAAATCTGCTGATGAAATTTTTGAATTTACAGTTAGTGAATTCAACAACGATATAAAGTTTATTATTTACGAAAGAGTTTTTCTTCAGGATCGTGAAGCGTTTTTTCAATCTTTAGTTAAAGCGCGTAAAGAAATAAAACCCTGGGATATTGAATTTCGTGCTGTTTTACCAAAAAAAGGCTTACGTTGGTTTAAGATTTCTGCAAAAACAGAGCAATCAGATGATGGTAGAGTTAGTTTCTATGGACATGTTTCGGATATTACCGAATTAAAAGATAAAGAAGAAAAGTTACGTATTTCCGAAGAACGATTTCAATTTGCACTTGATGCTTCTACAGCCGGAATCTGGGATTGGGATATGGTTACCAATAATGTTTTCTATTCGTCTTTGTCACTAAAAATATTGGAACTTGATTCTGCTGATATTTTTGATGATCCTGAACGTTGGGATAAAATTGTGCATCCGGACGATCTTCCCAAATACTATTCAGATATACAAGAACATTTTGATAATAAGATTCCTTATTACGAAAACTATCATCGTGTAATGACTTCGAGCGGAAATTATAAATGGATTTTAGATCGTGGAAAAGTTATTAAACGAGATGAAAATGGTAAACCATTACGCGTAATCGGAACTCACACGGATGTTTCTCTGCAAAAAGAAAAAGAACTGGAACTTATAAAAACGATGAAATTATACAGCGATCAAAATAGTAGATTGCTGAATTTTTCGCATATCGTTTCACATAATTTAAATACGCAGGCAGGAAATATAAAGTCGATTTTAGACTTTATTGATGCTGATGGTGATAAAGAAACCGTAAGTGAAATGTTAGAACACTTGCGAACAGTTTCTAATGATTTAAATGACACGATTTCTAATTTAACACAAATCGTAAAAACGCAAAGTAATATTAATATTGCTGTCGTTCCTTTAAAACTTTGTGAATATATTGAGAAAACAATTTCGACAATCAAAGGTTACGATAAACAAACGAAGGTTACGATTGTAAATAATGTTCCTCAATATTTGACGATTAATTTCAATCCTGCTTATTTGGAAAGTGTTTTGCTAAACTTTACAACAAACGCTATAAAGTATGCACATCCGGATCGCGATCCAATAATAGTTTTTGATTTTTCGATTGAACCTGAAGGCTATAAATCATTAAAAATTACAGACAATGGTTTAGGAATCGATTTGGCTGTTTATGGGGAATTATTATTCGGAATGTATAAAACTTTTCATAAACATCAGGAAGCGCGAGGAATCGGTTTGTATATTACCAGAAATCAAATTGAAGCGATGAAAGGAAGTATTTCTGTAGAAAGTGAAGTAGGAGTGGGAACAAGCTTTAAAATTGTCTTTAATGATCTTTAA